A portion of the Stigmatopora argus isolate UIUO_Sarg chromosome 15, RoL_Sarg_1.0, whole genome shotgun sequence genome contains these proteins:
- the LOC144090295 gene encoding SLIT and NTRK-like protein 3, with translation MRWVTLAVALGCAAAAGLARASHGGPTPTPTSTHTPLVDNSEEEVDEPCFEPCTCEVKEGVLHVHCDGRGFTNGSQVSQSWVRPFKLNLQRNSLRRLYSNGFQHLGNAVSINLGNNALQDIRVGAFHGLAKLRRLYLHENKLEVFRNDTFAGLEALEYLQADYNVIKRIDSGALRFLFKLRVLILNDNLIPVLPAHLFRSVSLTHLDLRGNRLKSLAYAGTLEYVGRSLMEIQLEENPWNCGCEAVQLQQWLGQIPYTAVVGDVTCEYPFHLHGKDLREIPRKELCAELPDKDLQVEGGKASGGTQPQQLPPNSKPKSHPGRVRPTKPSSMVHGSRQHTHTSSTSSSSSSAERRERERSPRPTKRPRPSRTPPTSRSPNQNPPVEGYQTRPPIPIICPLGCTCNLHIRELDLTVNCKENGFLNVSQLTPRPLNGRKLYLSGNLIQRIYRTDFWNFSSLDLLHLGSNRISYLQEGAFSSLTSLRSLYLNGNNLERLSPDMFLGLQNLRYLYFEYNEIREMDRGTLDSMPSLQLLFLNANLLKSLPLGLFSGVTLSRLNLRNNHLLQLPMEGLLEHLTGLVQVDLQQNPWECNCEAAPLKRWLEGLSAVVVVGEVVCHSPEKNKGVDLRSLSMELLCPELEPPEDRDQTAVTSIAPDDGVSSGHPDPESGPRIPPGKESIPLSVLVLSLLVLFVSAFFAAAALIAYTLKRRDKLPFRRQGEVDLAGIQMECGIFTEGTHHHHHHHHHHHGLAETPPQHNHVYDTISLAKSPEEKKGGVSGEYRSTAEKEREWTLRVSSSPISTVAGTVAGKVAGNVAGTVAPLAPGLHENGILCPTVIDSQGPTPKVELVDCLFRLPSPDFRDRADRYGRPPPRYPHPQDDQLRDAASPAGPQTQAVGAGAEQGSRLTGTPDYMEVLDRSYQF, from the exons ATGCGCTGGGTCACCCTGGCCGTGGCCCTGGggtgcgcggcggcggcgggtctAGCCCGGGCGTCGCACGGCGGCCCCACCCCCACGCCCACCTCCACGCACACCCCCCTGGTGGACAACTCCGAGGAGGAAGTGGACGAGCCCTGCTTCGAGCCGTGCACGTGCGAGGTCAAAGAAGGCGTGCTACACGTGCACTGCGATGGACGGGGCTTCACCAACGGCAGCCAG GTGTCACAGTCGTGGGTCCGCCCTTTCAAACTCAACCTGCAGAGGAACTCGCTGAGGCGTCTCTATAGCAACGGATTCCAGCACCTTGGCAACGCTGTGTCAATAAACCTGGGCAACAATGCTCTACAGGACATCCGAGTGGGCGCCTTCCATGGCCTTGCCAAGCTGCGACGCCTCTACCTCCACGAGAACAAACTGGAGGTCTTCAGGAATGACACCTTTGCCGGCTTAGAGGCTCTGGAGTACCTCCAG GCCGACTACAACGTGATTAAACGCATCGACAGCGGCGCTTTGAGGTTCCTTTTCAAGCTGCGGGTTCTCATACTCAACGACAACCTAATCCCAGTCTTACCTGCTCATCTGTTCAG ATCCGTGTCGCTGACTCATCTGGACTTGAGGGGTAACCGACTAAAGAGTCTGGCATATGCGGGGACCCTGGAATACGTTGGCCGCTCGCTTATGGAGATCCAGTTGGAGGAGAATCCGTGGAACTGCGGCTGTGAGGCGGTGCAGCTGCAGCAATGGTTGGGTCAGATCCCCTACACTGCAGTGGTGGGGGATGTTACCTGCGAGTACCCCTTCCACCTTCACGGCAAAGACCTGAGGGAGATCCCCCGCAAGGAGCTTTGTGCTGAGCTCCCAGATAAAGATTTGCAAGTGGAAGGCGGTAAAGCCTCAGGGGGAACACAGCCTCAACAATTGCCGCCAAATTCCAAGCCCAAATCCCACCCGGGACGGGTTAGACCGACCAAACCCTCCTCCATGGTGCACGGCTCCCGTCAGCACACTCACACTTCCTCCACGTCTTCGTCGTCTTCTTCCGCCGAGCGCAGGGAACGGGAGAGGTCTCCCCGGCCCACCAAGAGGCCTCGACCTTCCAGGACACCTCCAACGTCACGAAGCCCCAATCAAAATCCTCCCGTGGAGGGTTACCAAACCCGGCCGCCCATCCCCATCATCTGCCCGCTGGGCTGCACTTGCAACCTTCACATCAGAGAATTGGATTTGACCGTCAACTGCAAGGAGAACGGCTTCTTGAACGTGTCACAGTTGACACCGCGACCGCTCAATGGGCGCAAGCTGTACCTGAGTGGAAACCTGATCCAAAGGATCTACCGAACCGACTTCTGGAACTTTTCCAGCCTGGACCTGCTACACCTGGGTAGCAACCGAATCTCCTACCTTCAAGAGGGCGCCTTCTCTAGCCTGACCAGCCTGAGGAGCCTATACCTGAACGGAAACAACCTGGAGAGGCTCAGCCCTGACATGTTCCTGGGACTGCAGAATCTCAG GTACCTTTATTTTGAATACAACGAGATTCGGGAGATGGACCGGGGCACTCTGGACTCCATGCCGTCCCTCCAGCTCTTGTTCCTAAACGCCAACCTTCTAAAGAGTCTTCCTCTGGGCCTGTTTTCGGGTGTGACGCTGTCTCGCCTCAATCTGAGGAACAACCACCTTCTGCAGCTGCCCATGGAGGGTCTATTGGAGCACCTCACAGGCCTGGTGCAG GTGGACCTGCAGCAGAACCCGTGGGAGTGCAACTGTGAAGCGGCACCCCTAAAGCGCTGGCTGGAGGGTCTCAGCGCTGTGGTCGTCGTGGGCGAGGTAGTGTGCCATTCCccggaaaaaaacaaaggtgtGGACCTGCGCTCACTCTCGATGGAGCTCCTTTGCCCAGAGCTGGAGCCCCCGGAGGACCGGGATCAGACCGCTGTCACTTCCATCGCACCCGATGACGGCGTGTCCTCCGGCCATCCCGACCCCGAGTCAGGTCCTCGGATCCCGCCCGGGAAGGAATCCATCCCGCTTTCCGTTCTGGTTCTCAGCCTCTTGGTTCTGTTTGTGTCGGCCTTCttcgcggcggcggcgctcaTCGCGTATACCCTGAAGCGACGGGACAAGTTGCCGTTCCGTCGCCAGGGCGAGGTGGACCTCGCCGGCATCCAGATGGAGTGCGGCATCTTCACCGAGGGAACGcaccatcatcaccaccaccaccaccatcaccacggATTAGCAGAGACTCCGCCCCAACACAACCACGTCTACGATACCATCTCACTGGCCAAAAGCCCCGAGGAGAAGAAAGGCGGGGTGTCTGGCGAGTACCGCTCCACGGCAGAGAAAGAGCGAGAGTGGACCCTACGGGTGAGCTCGTCCCCGATCAGCACCGTGGCAGGCACCGTGGCGGGCAAAGTGGCTGGCAACGTGGCGGGCACCGTAGCCCCCCTGGCGCCGGGCCTACACGAGAACGGCATCCTTTGCCCTACTGTCATCGACAGCCAGGGCCCCACGCCCAAGGTGGAACTGGTGGACTGCCTCTTCAGACTACCCTCCCCGGACTTCCGGGACCGGGCGGACAGGTACGGCAGACCGCCGCCCCGCTATCCCCACCCGCAAGACGACCAGCTGCGGGACGCCGCCTCCCCCGCGGGGCCCCAGACGCAGGCTGTGGGCGCCGGGGCCGAGCAGGGCTCTCGGCTGACGGGCACGCCGGACTACATGGAGGTTTTGGACCGCTCGTACCAGTTTTAG